The following coding sequences lie in one Eremothecium sinecaudum strain ATCC 58844 chromosome IV, complete sequence genomic window:
- the KAR5 gene encoding Kar5p (Syntenic homolog of Ashbya gossypii ADR143W; Syntenic homolog of Saccharomyces cerevisiae YMR065W (KAR5)) yields MRAFFLVIPVVACVADNSQLTSHLNQAIQVKTDFHSISNDIILEKFPILESRCVQGALSQFLPKCLKYGIETITTEERTQAAVKLSVCELHASNVKNIPLECTQGSDIPICLKRLQNSPQWWTTYSGYYQRLPSICFENALPYEKEQILELFLNITDLYSNFNEKLQYSLQKYRDEFEASAEESINMMKSQVMESAKDMINELADNLAGVEQKVDVISKSVEAHTDELRNMLNDISEELNDQAIADQVSELKESTVKGWIDLHNQFNIYREVQQGYLEDVDLVFESFFGSTSRKIEEVRDAVVDNQLETIAMINDFNGLVRNSIMPMIVEELTPGIEKASEVIISKLAAIDNVVDEKVENLDSQLNDVFSSIEIHLNDTKERVDTMNESIGVLQQRVSAILSFGNATVESIAWVYRFIKKILGGYSILMAVIAPITFYLSRKLYQPSAYIVMKSAVVCSAAILGAKSGSLFFS; encoded by the coding sequence ATGAGGGCCTTTTTTCTAGTTATTCCTGTAGTAGCTTGTGTAGCCGATAATTCGCAGCTGACATCGCACCTAAATCAAGCAATACAAGTTAAAACGGACTTTCATTCTATATCTAATGATATTATTCTAGAAAAATTCCCAATACTAGAATCTAGATGTGTTCAAGGGGCTTTATCACAGTTTTTACCTAAATGCTTGAAATACGGTATTGAAACAATCACAACTGAAGAACGAACGCAAGCTGCGGTAAAACTATCGGTTTGTGAGTTACATGCCTCAAACGTAAAAAATATACCATTGGAATGTACGCAGGGGTCAGATATTCCTATTTGTTTAAAACGCCTGCAGAATTCACCTCAATGGTGGACTACTTACAGCGGTTATTACCAGCGACTTCCCTCAATCTGCTTTGAAAACGCTCTACCTTACGAGAAGGAACAAATACTGGAACTATTCCTGAACATAACTGATCTATATTCAAATTTTAATGAGAAATTACAATACAGTTTACAGAAATACAGAGATGAGTTTGAAGCGAGTGCCGAGGAAAGCATAAACATGATGAAAAGTCAGGTTATGGAAAGTGCCAAGGACATGATTAATGAACTGGCCGATAATTTGGCTGGCGTAGAACAAAAAGTAGATGTTATTAGTAAATCAGTGGAAGCTCATACTGATGAACTTCGAAATATGTTGAACGATATCAGTGAGGAATTAAACGACCAGGCTATTGCTGACCAGGTCTCTGAGTTGAAAGAAAGCACTGTTAAAGGCTGGATTGACCTCCACAATCAATTTAACATATACAGAGAAGTGCAGCAAGGATACTTGGAGGATGTAGATTTGGTATTCGAAAGCTTTTTTGGCAGTACTTCTAgaaaaattgaagaagtGAGAGACGCGGTTGTAGACAATCAACTTGAAACAATAGCTATGATAAATGACTTCAATGGTTTGGTTCGCAACTCTATCATGCCTATGATCGTTGAGGAACTAACTCCGGGGATAGAGAAAGCATCAGAGGTGATTATTAGCAAATTGGCTGCTATAGACAACGTTGTGGATGAGAAGGTGGAGAACTTAGATTCTCAGTTGAATGATGTCTTTAGCTCTATTGAGATACACCTCAACGATACCAAAGAGAGAGTAGATACTATGAATGAGTCAATCGGTGTATTACAGCAGCGAGTGAGCGCGATTCTCTCATTTGGCAACGCGACAGTGGAGTCCATTGCATGGGTTTATCGgtttattaaaaaaattcttGGCGGATATTCTATCCTCATGGCGGTTATAGCGCCCATTACTTTCTACCTAAGTCGCAAACTCTACCAGCCATCGGCATATATAGTCATGAAATCCGCAGTTGTGTGCTCAGCAGCTATTCTAGGAGCTAAATCTGGGTCTTTATTCTTTTcttaa
- the VMA5 gene encoding H(+)-transporting V1 sector ATPase subunit C (Syntenic homolog of Ashbya gossypii ADR146C; Syntenic homolog of Saccharomyces cerevisiae YKL080W (VMA5)) has translation MSTALYTTREFVLLSLPGNAKLCKASDADVNDWLVKDLVGGRTFVSDFSIPEFKIGSLDTLVLQSEELAKIDTQISGSVAKVEEILAAFTESQKNVYGTISVNNVPIPEYLTNFQWQTRKFNLNNSIKELIAEISNEAFQLDTDVRASYTNYNNAKSNLAAAQRKKTGDLSVRSLHDIVTADDFITNSEYLTTVLIVVPKSLKEDFENTYETLAKNVVPQSAKILKQDDEYVLYNVHLFKKSVSSFIAACRDRKFIPREFNYSEEILEQFRQEHDSAASLEHSLRVQLVRLAKAAYSDIFVNWFHIKALRVFVESVLRYGLPPHFITKIIAVPPKAFKQCKSELMERFGYLGGNAFSKDKHGKIKRNDSSLNEYASLVDTEYEPFVLYTIQLYTKL, from the coding sequence ATGTCTACTGCTCTGTATACAACGAGGGAGTTCGTTTTACTCTCGTTACCAGGAAATGCAAAACTTTGTAAAGCAAGCGATGCTGATGTTAATGACTGGTTAGTTAAGGATTTGGTCGGAGGCAGGACTTTTGTATCAGATTTCTCTATTCCAGAGTTTAAAATTGGGTCTTTAGACACATTGGTGTTGCAGTCAGAAGAGTTGGCGAAGATTGACACACAGATCAGTGGTTCTGTTGCAAAAGTGGAGGAAATTTTAGCTGCGTTTACAGAGTCTCAAAAGAACGTATATGGTACTATTTCTGTGAACAATGTCCCTATTCCAGAGTACCTAACGAATTTTCAATGGCAAACGCGAAAGTTCAACCTGAACAACTCTATTAAGGAATTGATAGCAGAGATCTCAAATGAGGCTTTCCAGTTAGACACAGATGTAAGAGCTTCCTATACGAACTATAACAATGCAAAATCCAATTTAGCAGCTGCACAACGCAAAAAAACAGGTGATTTATCTGTAAGGTCCCTCCATGATATCGTTACCGCAGACGATTTCATAACTAATAGTGAATACCTCACTACGGTCTTGATAGTCGTTCCAAAGAGCTTGAAAGAGGACTTTGAAAATACCTACGAAACACTGGCAAAGAACGTCGTACCACAGTCGGCCAAAATCCTAAAGCAGGATGATGAATATGTCCTGTACAATGTTCACTTATTCAAGAAGTCTGTTTCTAGTTTCATTGCTGCATGCAGAGATAGAAAATTCATCCCCCGCGAGTTTAACTACTCTGAGGAAATATTAGAGCAATTCAGACAGGAACATGATTCCGCCGCTAGCTTAGAACACTCGCTACGTGTCCAACTCGTTAGATTGGCTAAAGCTGCCTATTCCGATATCTTCGTCAATTGGTTCCACATTAAGGCGCTCAGAGTTTTCGTTGAAAGCGTCCTTCGCTACGGCCTACCTCCACATTTTATTACAAAAATTATAGCTGTGCCTCCAAAAGCATTCAAGCAATGCAAATCTGAGCTAATGGAAAGATTCGGATACCTAGGCGGAAACGCTTTCTCTAAGGACAAACACGGCAAAATAAAGCGTAACGACTCATCTTTAAACGAGTACGCTTCTCTTGTTGATACCGAATACGAACCGTTTGTCCTCTACACTATACAACTCTATACAAAACTCTAG
- the RRP14 gene encoding ribosome biosynthesis protein RRP14 (Syntenic homolog of Ashbya gossypii ADR148W; Syntenic homolog of Saccharomyces cerevisiae YKL082C (RRP14)) codes for MSNSLEERLKTNSNAFDGLLSLIPAKYYYDEETREQWKATKKSKIQSKIDKKRKLNPEEQNDSSFSALEVKKRREKDAKPVVLPGENLNRQRHAEEQEDEDVESEHISILFDDNGNEMPRDNDESEVDAEPEQKQDPEEQTSKSRVKSKDLTEEEKVAKKKKMEELRAKLQEKIQSMKERRKAPGTKVEGAPSSREAILAQRRHREEIRKRKLEEEKQKHDDSSDESGSESESDLEDQLPRKKAALDADVAVKDMMFQNIVFDDGSRSTSDLQRFRKAEQGRGPSKNDVKSHLKLAESKRAALENKDELQQIMIKQREKWKKAMLQAEGVKLKDDEKLLRKAVKRKEAKKRKSAVEWKEREQVVTNSIAEKQKRREENLAIRRENKGKKKSKQQKMKRKFTGTIVAKKRAGFEGRLKSGKKK; via the coding sequence ATGAGCAATTCTCTAGAGGAACGCCTGAAAACAAACTCAAATGCTTTTGATGGTTTGCTATCATTGATTCCTGCCAAGTATTACTATGATGAGGAGACTCGAGAACAATGGAAAGCTACCAAAAAGTCAAAGATACAGTCAAAGATCGATAAGAAGCGGAAGCTAAATCCTGAAGAGCAGAACGACAGCTCATTTTCTGCTTTGGAAGTTAAGAAAAGGCGTGAGAAGGACGCTAAACCTGTTGTTCTGCCCGGTGAGAATCTTAATAGACAGAGACATGCTGAAGAACAAGAGGATGAAGACGTTGAAAGTGAGCATATTAGTATATTATTTGATGATAATGGGAATGAGATGCCTAGGGACAATGATGAGTCTGAAGTAGACGCCGAGCCTGAGCAAAAGCAGGATCCGGAGGAGCAGACGAGTAAATCGAGAGTAAAAAGTAAGGATTTGACGGAGGAGGAGAAGGTTgcgaagaagaagaagatggAAGAGCTTCGTGCAAAGTTGCAGGAGAAAATCCAGTCTATGAAAGAGAGGAGGAAGGCCCCCGGTACCAAGGTTGAGGGCGCGCCAAGCTCTAGAGAAGCGATTCTGGCGCAAAGAAGGCACAGAGAGGAAATTAGGAAGCGCAAActagaagaagaaaagcaAAAGCATGATGATTCATCTGACGAAAGTGGATCCGAATCCGAAAGCGACTTGGAGGACCAGCTTCCACGCAAGAAAGCTGCTTTAGACGCAGATGTGGCAGTCAAAGATATGATGTTCCAGAATATTGTCTTTGACGATGGTTCCAGGTCTACCTCAGATCTCCAGCGGTTCAGAAAAGCAGAACAGGGCAGGGGCCCCTCCAAAAATGACGTGAAGAGCCATCTGAAGCTAGCAGAATCGAAACGTGCTGCTCTGGAGAACAAAGATGAGCTACAGCAAATTATGATCAAGCAGAGAGAAAAATGGAAGAAGGCCATGCTACAGGCCGAGGGTGTTAAGCTAAAGGACGACGAAAAATTGCTACGTAAGGCAGTCAAGAGAAAGGAAGCCAAAAAGAGAAAGTCTGCTGTGGAATGGAAAGAGAGGGAACAGGTTGTCACAAACAGTATTGCTGAGAAACAAAAGAGAAGGGAAGAAAACTTAGCTATTAGAAGAGAGAATAAgggaaagaagaagtcTAAGCAACAGAAAATGAAGCGTAAGTTCACTGGCACTATAGTTGCTAAGAAAAGAGCAGGCTTTGAAGGTCGTTTGAAAAGCGGTAAGAAGAAATAA
- the AEP1 gene encoding Aep1p (Syntenic homolog of Ashbya gossypii ADR142W; Syntenic homolog of Saccharomyces cerevisiae YMR064W (AEP1)) — translation MIRSEFLNQQRRSDQLVLRIKASRLKRKVKLLRYHTHIESQYNMHRASSASFKGKLVDLIPKKKPHTKHTLSSESKIYNLKPADVLHPFINVSQFDISLLCMTERCPQLFDGKEAVPAIMQSETSDAKELKNMKFKFHTVYGIYHWIKEFTSNRELSLQPLEFINEIAPPLPTVKLNLQALEHGWEEMTLEHLFMNINDSPENIILWILQNRPDRYNVVMSGMLPLIGTYLDHLEIIELVIQQLLKISQEQSDFNEEENRLFEKLLKAVEDRFGGGYSSVFNIHTVIQLLKFHLKNGNLNQCKTYMSEIIGMGFCPSSHIVNQYLSLIDEQITEESHSDPNSRRVVKFAYIADFSMVLEKTLTAENLSILIDYCIHPTEVFDLLTIFERTGNHRLLSEQCGVKLIGTLSQLTDSYITNCCNLSTLLHKMKAYYEGPIPALLVETFISAYLENYNYSMAATLYRTYDFVNKIPDRKLKKSESSLPGFTETDRKKFMELCSITTPV, via the coding sequence ATGATCCGATCTGAATTTTTGAACCAACAACGGCGTTCAGACCAGTTAGTACTAAGGATCAAAGCTTCAAGGCTTAAAAGGAAAGTCAAGCTACTGAGGTACCATACTCATATTGAATCACAGTATAACATGCATAGAGCTTCTAGCGCCAGTTTCAAGGGTAAACTGGTAGACTTGATACCCAAGAAAAAACCTCACACAAAACACACACTATCAAGTGAAAGCAAAATCTATAACCTCAAACCAGCAGATGTCTTACATCCCTTCATTAACGTCTCGCAATTTGATATTTCTTTGCTTTGCATGACTGAAAGATGTCCTCAGCTTTTTGATGGGAAGGAAGCCGTACCTGCTATTATGCAATCAGAAACTAGTGATGCGaaggaattgaagaacATGAAGTTCAAATTCCACACTGTTTACGGCATATATCACTGGATTAAGGAATTTACGAGTAATAGAGAATTATCCCTGCAACCACTGGAGTTTATTAATGAAATTGCTCCTCCACTACCTACCGTGAAACTCAATTTACAAGCATTAGAGCACGGTTGGGAAGAAATGACCCTAGAACACCTTTTCATGAACATTAATGATAGCCCTGAAAATATAATACTGTGGATTTTACAGAACCGCCCTGACCGCTATAATGTTGTTATGAGCGGAATGTTGCCGTTGATAGGCACTTATTTGGACCATCTGGAGATTATAGAACTCGTTATTCAACAACTGCTTAAGATATCCCAAGAGCAGAGCGATTTCAATGAAGAGGAAAATCGACTGTTTGAAAAGCTGCTGAAAGCTGTTGAAGACCGTTTTGGAGGCGGTTACTCTTCAGTCTTCAACATACATACGGTCATCCAGCTTTTGAAATTTCATCTTAAAAATGGAAATCTTAACCAATGCAAAACCTACATGTCTGAGATAATTGGTATGGGGTTTTGTCCAAGTTCCCACATTGTTAACCAGTATCTGTCCTTGATAGATGAACAGATTACCGAAGAATCGCATTCTGATCCAAACTCTCGCAGGGTCGTCAAGTTTGCATATATTGCAGACTTCTCAATGGTGTTAGAAAAAACCTTAACAGCCGAGAATTTGTCAATATTAATCGATTATTGCATTCATCCAACGGAAGTCTTCGACCTGCTCACAATATTCGAACGCACAGGAAACCATCGTCTATTGTCTGAACAATGTGGCGTGAAACTTATTGGTACATTATCCCAACTTACAGACTCTTACATCACTAACTGCTGTAATTTATCCACTTTACTTCATAAAATGAAGGCTTATTACGAAGGACCAATACCAGCACTGTTGGTTGAAACATTTATATCTGCTTATTTGGAAAATTACAACTATTCCATGGCAGCTACATTATACAGAACATACGATTTTGTTAATAAGATCCCGGACAGAAAACTTAAAAAGTCAGAAAGTTCCCTACCAGGGTTTACTGAGACGGATAGAAAAAAGTTTATGGAATTGTGTAGCATCACAACTCCAGTTTAG
- the SMY1 gene encoding Smy1p (Syntenic homolog of Ashbya gossypii ADR145C; Syntenic homolog of Saccharomyces cerevisiae YKL079W (SMY1)) has product MNETSKEVSTENVESSGDNNVKVVVRLKPVPTCEPPETPSVVAADSTTVEIIRNNVSSPGTGAMVNHKEITSNRSFEFDHVFAPESTQEEVYDFVAEEMLDKFFGGYNSTILAYGQTGSGKSYTMFGTLNNSGLIPRICEQIFQRIDVKKGPAIEYVVSVSFLEIYLEKVYDLLDMSINHSLTPRKGEEKRVRLSLQDSKALGIHESATIVSVSDSNELLHCIRMGDTQRYKGSTEMNLESSRSHAIVKIHLQETNSLEGGIQTSNLFLVDLAGSEKVSKTNAVGVTLEEAKKINLSLSSLGNVINALTQKDKKRIHIPYRDSQLTRLLSDSLGGNSKTTLILNCASDKFNEPETLTTLRFGSRAKYIKNKAVVNKSDIYIKKEMENTITRLEVRELKLKRRITHLEREIETLKASDPRDKEELLSELEEQNKKLSAQVETLKGLLESSEKASEEESETATAESKTSCVDDLLVSLMEKCELLVDLQSKLDEQSDQEQLLREQINALKLIESRLIERNNTLTEQLTTSQLENLNLTNENMTLSKDIATIHRISKTRAERIQVLESTVRELSDLRLDSELNLPTSFEAIQEVREPLSVISQTPINWWGVFGPSRRSSISSVHSGGLAKIPSNETKRSKKSGFNLHVVKAPVSHEIEAID; this is encoded by the coding sequence ATGAATGAGACTTCTAAAGAGGTTTCTACTGAGAATGTTGAGTCCAGTGGAGACAACAATGTTAAGGTCGTGGTTCGACTAAAACCTGTTCCAACTTGTGAACCCCCCGAAACACCTTCTGTGGTTGCTGCCGATTCTACCACTGTTGAGATTATCAGGAATAATGTGTCTTCGCCCGGTACTGGCGCAATGGTCAACCACAAGGAAATCACCAGCAACCGTTCATTTGAGTTCGATCATGTATTTGCCCCAGAATCTACCCAAGAAGAGGTCTACGACTTCGTTGCTGAGGAAATGTTGGACAAATTCTTCGGAGGATACAATAGTACAATATTAGCTTACGGACAGACCGGTTCAGGGAAATCATACACCATGTTTGGCACTTTGAATAACAGTGGCTTAATTCCCAGGATATGTGAGCAAATATTCCAGCGAATCGACGTGAAGAAAGGACCAGCTATAGAGTACGTTGTATCGGTCTCTTTTCTCGAGATATATTTAGAGAAGGTTTACGATTTGTTAGATATGAGCATCAACCATTCACTGACGCCGAGAAAAGGGGAAGAGAAAAGGGTCAGATTAAGCTTACAGGATTCTAAAGCGCTAGGCATCCACGAATCCGCTACAATCGTATCTGTTAGTGACAGTAATGAACTTTTACACTGCATTCGCATGGGTGACACCCAGAGATATAAAGGTTCAACAGAGATGAACTTAGAAAGTTCAAGATCACATGCGATAGTAAAGATACACCTACAAGAAACAAATAGTCTAGAAGGGGGGATCCAAACTTCTAATCTATTTCTAGTAGACTTGGCAGGGTCCGAGAAAGTTTCGAAAACAAACGCAGTTGGAGTAACGTTGGAGGAGGCAAAGAAGATCAATTTATCTTTGAGTTCCTTGGGAAACGTTATCAACGCCTTAACACAGAAGGACAAAAAAAGAATACATATACCATATAGAGACTCTCAACTAACCAGGTTGTTGAGTGATTCTCTAGGAGGTAATAGCAAAACAACTTTGATCCTAAACTGTGCTTCGGATAAGTTTAATGAGCCGGAAACCTTAACAACTCTTCGCTTTGGTTCCCGGGCTAAATACATCAAGAACAAGGCTGTGGTAAACAAGAGTGACATATACATCAAAAAGGAGATGGAGAACACTATTACGAGACTCGAAGTAAGAGAACTAAAACTTAAGAGAAGGATAACGCACTTGGAAAGAGAAATCGAAACATTGAAAGCGTCCGACCCACGTGATAAGGAAGAACTGCTATCGGAACTTGAAGAGCAGAACAAGAAGCTATCGGCACAAGTGGAGACCCTAAAGGGTCTTCTTGAGTCTTCTGAGAAGGCCtctgaagaagaaagtGAGACGGCGACAGCGGAAAGTAAGACATCGTGTGTCGACGACTTGTTGGTAAGTCTAATGGAGAAATGCGAGCTGTTAGTTGACCTCCAGTCCAAACTAGATGAGCAGTCGGACCAAGAACAATTATTAAGAGAGCAAATCAACGCTCTGAAACTGATAGAATCGCGCCTTATAGAACGCAACAACACCCTAACTGAGCAGCTCACCACGTCTCAGTTGGAGAACCTAAATTTAACCAACGAGAATATGACCTTATCAAAGGACATCGCAACCATTCATAGAATATCGAAAACTAGGGCTGAAAGAATTCAGGTCCTAGAGTCGACCGTTCGGGAGTTATCCGATCTTCGATTAGATAGCGAGTTAAACCTCCCAACGTCATTCGAGGCAATACAAGAGGTACGCGAGCCATTGTCTGTGATATCCCAGACTCCAATAAACTGGTGGGGTGTATTCGGGCCGTCACGAAGGTCATCTATCAGCAGTGTACACTCTGGGGGATTGGCCAAGATACCAAGTAATGAGACCAAAAGATCTAAGAAATCGGGTTTCAACTTACACGTGGTTAAGGCTCCCGTTTCTCATGAAATAGAGGCAATAGACTAG
- the NUC1 gene encoding ribonuclease (Syntenic homolog of Ashbya gossypii ADR144C; Non-syntenic homolog of Saccharomyces cerevisiae YJL208C (NUC1)), whose product MSLRRVIGGVVGTGAVGLYLFKRKSEISNNAPLSISSDGVTTLTDTSKLIGNKPAIDPAGFFKYGFPGPIHDLQTHEGFISCYDRRMRNPYWVVEHITAESLAANNAARKKSFFKEDDKIPDMFKARLRDYFRSGYDRGHLVPAADAKYSQTAMDETFYLTNMCPQVGDGFNRDYWARLEQYCRRMANKYKSVRIVTGPLYLPKKCPDGKYRVTYEMIGNPPNIAVPTHFFKLLVAEGDSVYVSAFVLPNEPIPDSTKLSEFQVPVNALERATGLQFLHKTSYKTLPVDESVMNAIAIEQMQYKKLA is encoded by the coding sequence ATGTCTCTTAGACGTGTTATAGGTGGAGTTGTTGGAACGGGTGCTGTTGGTTTATACTTGTTTAAACGGAAGTCAGAAATATCAAATAATGCTCCTCTAAGCATTTCTTCTGATGGAGTTACAACGTTAACCGACACCAGTAAGCTAATCGGTAACAAGCCAGCTATTGACCCTGCTGGGTTTTTCAAGTATGGGTTTCCAGGTCCTATTCATGATTTACAAACTCACGAGGGCTTTATTTCGTGTTATGATAGGCGGATGAGGAACCCGTATTGGGTGGTTGAACATATAACGGCGGAATCTCTAGCAGCCAATAATGCTGCTCGGAAGAAGTCGTTCtttaaagaagatgataaGATCCCAGATATGTTTAAGGCGCGCCTAAGGGACTATTTCAGATCTGGATATGACAGGGGGCACTTGGTGCCGGCGGCAGATGCGAAATACTCGCAGACTGCGATGGATGAGACATTCTACTTGACAAATATGTGTCCACAAGTGGGAGATGGGTTTAACAGGGACTATTGGGCACGCTTGGAGCAGTATTGTCGTCGTATGGCTAACAAGTACAAGAGTGTGCGTATTGTGACTGGTCCTCTCTACTTACCCAAAAAGTGTCCAGATGGGAAGTATAGAGTTACATACGAGATGATTGGAAACCCACCTAATATTGCAGTTCCAACACACTTTTTCAAGTTGTTGGTAGCGGAGGGTGATTCTGTGTATGTTTCTGCATTTGTTTTGCCTAATGAGCCAATACCAGACTCCACGAAGCTGTCCGAGTTCCAAGTGCCAGTAAATGCATTAGAACGCGCAACAGGGTTGCAGTTTTTGCATAAAACCTCGTATAAGACACTTCCAGTTGATGAAAGTGTAATGAACGCAATCGCTATAGAACAAATGCAATATAAGAAGCTGGCCTGA
- the TEF4 gene encoding translation elongation factor EF1B gamma (Syntenic homolog of Ashbya gossypii ADR147C; Syntenic homolog of Saccharomyces cerevisiae YKL081W (TEF4); 1-intron in Ashbya gossypii) gives MSLGTLYSKAHSRGRVPAAIIDVHNLDVKIVEPDSSPEFQKLFPLNKIPGFVNAKGQAIHETMAITYYLINFIEDEQARNRLLGADIDEQAQVMKWFSLVNADYLEGVKNVFLVIIGKMPYVKQIYDYNVDATEKITNVIEDRLTNYTYLATENISVADIIFGFAIAMGVETHLGKKWRDEHPAIMRWFNTMLATDYFKGVELKYIDNPPSFQPPKKQKKEKKEKEEPKEQAPAKAKEQEAPAAAEAAPAKKPKHPLAALGNSTFDLEDWKRKYSNEDTRSVAMPWFWENYNPEEYSIWKVAYKYNDELTLTFMSNNLIGGFFNRLSASVKYMFGSLVVYGENNANGIIGAVMVRGQDHVPAFDVAPDWESYDFTKLDPSKEEDKEFINNMWAWDKPVVVNGESKEIADGKVLK, from the exons ATGTCCTTAGGTACTCTATACAGCAAAGCTCACAGCAGAGGCAGAGTCCCTGCTGCTATTATCGATGTACACAACCTAGATGTCAAAATCGTGGAACCTGATTCTTCTCCTGAATTCCAAAAGTTGTTCCCATTGAACAAGATCCCAGGTTTCGTAAATGCGAAGGGCCAAGCTATACATGAGACTATGGCTATCACATATTACC TAATTAATTTCATTGAGGACGAACAAGCCAGAAACAGATTGCTTGGTGCTGATATCGATGAGCAAGCTCAAGTCATGAAGTGGTTCTCTTTGGTGAACGCTGACTACCTTGAAGGTGTGAAGAATGTCTTCCTCGTCATCATCGGTAAGATGCCATATGTCAAGCAAATTTACGACTACAATGTCGATGCCACCGAAAAGATCACCAATGTGATCGAGGACAGATTGACCAACTACACTTACCTAGCTACCGAGAACATCTCTGTTGCTGACATTATTTTCGGTTTTGCTATTGCTATGGGTGTCGAGACCCACCTAGGCAAGAAGTGGAGAGATGAACATCCAGCTATCATGAGATGGTTCAACACTATGCTAGCAACCGACTACTTCAAGGGTGTGGAACTCAAGTACATAGACAACCCCCCATCCTTCCAACCTCCAAAGAAGCaaaagaaggagaagaaagagaaagaagaacCAAAGGAGCAAGCTCCAGCCAAGGCCAAGGAACAGGAAGCCCCAGCCGCTGCTGAGGCTGCTCCAGCCAAGAAGCCAAAGCACCCATTGGCAGCTTTGGGTAACTCCACCTTCGACTTGGAAGACTGGAAGAGAAAGTACTCCAACGAAGACACCAGATCAGTCGCTATGCCATGGTTCTGGGAGAACTACAACCCTGAGGAATACTCCATCTGGAAGGTTGCTTACAAGTACAATGACGAATTGACCTTGACTTTCATGAGTAACAACCTAATCGGTGGTTTCTTCAACAGATTGTCTGCTTCCGTCAAGTACATGTTCGGTTCTTTGGTTGTTTACGGTGAAAACAACGCTAACGGTATCATTGGTGCTGTTATGGTACGTGGCCAAGACCACGTTCCAGCCTTCGATGTTGCTCCTGACTGGGAATCTTACGACTTCACCAAGTTAGACCCATCCAAGGAGGAGGACAAGGAATTCATCAACAACATGTGGGCTTGGGACAAGCCAGTTGTTGTCAACGGTGAATCTAAGGAAATCGCTGACGGTAAGGTTTTGAAATAA